The following are from one region of the Salmo salar chromosome ssa27, Ssal_v3.1, whole genome shotgun sequence genome:
- the LOC106588826 gene encoding collagen alpha-2(VIII) chain, which yields MTMLLAPVCVLLLLGGRVLGGGYPPMPQMKYMQPMMKGPVGPPFREGKGQFLDMPPMMDVKGEPGPQGKPGPRGPSGPSGLPGKPGLGKPGLNGQPGPQGPPGFPGIGKPGLPGLPGKGGMKGMPGNNGEVGLRGEPGPRGLPGQPGLPGPAGLSLNGKPGLPGGRGQPGSRGEPGQKGGPGNPGERGINGENGNGKPGIPGPRGPIGLRGLPGPAGNPGVGKPGLNGLLGPSGPKGDQGLPGGIGEPGEAGNPGLQGQPGPIGLGKPGNDGLPGGPGPLGPKGEPGLRGSPGFPGTPGYGKPGLSGLKGDKGLSGGPGVPGDKGEPGIEGQPGDMGPDGHPGPPGLQGPMGLPGKHGMPGLKGELGPQGHPGLPGFRGDQGPGGLSGKPGIPGDKGPPGPNGAIGKPGPKGEAGHIGLPGNPGLLGNPGPKGEFGFVGSPGPRGQSGIPGLQGPSGPMGPQGIPGLKGESGLPGLPGLGMLGEKGVPGPQGPQGKPGNSGLNGNPGPPGPPGPPGPAGNGQTIVAGLTDSELGGGEVPNGRNPKPQFGRAELSASLAPAFTAILTTPFPPSGMPIKFDRTLYNGQNAYNPGTGIFTSPMSGVYYFAYHMHVKGLNLWVALYKNNVPATYTYDEYKKGYMDQASGSAVLELKENDQVWMQMPSDQANGLYSTEYIHSSFSGFLLCPT from the coding sequence ACATGCCACCCATGATGGACGTAAAGGGCGAGCCAGGGCCACAAGGAAAACCTGGACCCAGAGGCCCATCTGGGCCATCAGGACTTCCGGGAAAACCAGGACTGGGAAAACCAGGTCTCAATGGCCAGCCTGGCCCTCAGGGGCCTCCAGGCTTCCCTGGCATTGGGAAGCCCGGACTTCCAGGTCTCCCAGGAAAGGGGGGCATGAAGGGGATGCCCGGGAATAACGGCGAGGTTGGGCTCCGGGGTGAACCAGGTCCCAGAGGACTTCCAGGTCAACCAGGTCTCCCCGGGCCAGCTGGCCTATCTCTGAATGGCAAACCGGGGCTTCCCGGAGGGAGGGGCCAACCTGGGTCTCGTGGAGAACCAGGACAGAAAGGTGGACCTGGAAATCCCGGGGAGCGTGGAATCAATGGGGAGAATGGCAATGGGAAGCCAGGGATACCAGGACCCAGGGGCCCCATCGGGCTTAGGGGCCTACCAGGGCCAGCTGGTAACCCGGGTGTGGGCAAACCAGGACTGAACGGGCTTCTTGGTCCATCTGGACCTAAAGGGGATCAGGGGCTCCCAGGAGGAataggtgagccaggtgaggccGGCAATCCAGGGCTGCAAGGCCAGCCAGGACCCATTGGATTGGGCAAGCCTGGTAATGATGGATTGCCTGGAGGACCAGGTCCACTTGGGCCTAAAGGTGAGCCAGGGCTGAGGGGTTCTCCGGGGTTTCCTGGAACTCCTGGCTATGGCAAGCCTGGTCTATCTGGGCTGAAAGGAGACAAAGGCCTTTCCGGGGGACCAGGGGTACCTGGGGATAAGGGGGAGCCTGGGATTGAGGGGCAGCCAGGAGACATGGGTCCAGACGGACACCCAGGACCACCAGGATTACAGGGCCCCATGGGGCTCCCAGGAAAACACGGCATGCCCGGCCTGAAGGGAGAGTTGGGTCCCCAGGGTCATCCAGGTCTGCCAGGGTTCAGAGGGGATCAGGGTCCCGGTGGTCTGTCTGGAAAACCTGGCATTCCTGGAGACAAAGGCCCGCCGGGTCCAAATGGGGCTATCGGAAAACCAGGGCCCAAAGGTGAGGCAGGGCACATAGGCCTGCCTGGAAACCCAGGTCTTTTAGGTAATCCTGGACCAAAAGGGGAGTTTGGGTTTGTTGGGTCTCCAGGACCAAGAGGCCAGTCTGGTATCCCTGGTCTTCAGGGGCCTTCAGGGCCAATGGGGCCACAGGGTATCCCAGGTCTGAAGGGCGAATCTGGGCTGCCTGGTCTTCCTGGGCTGGGCATGCTTGGAGAAAAGGGAGTTCCTGGTCCTCAAGGTCCCCAAGGAAAACCAGGCAACTCTGGGCTCAACGGCAACCCAGGCCCACCTGGGCCACCCGGGccccctggccctgcaggaaatgGCCAAACCATCGTGGCTGGGCTAACGGATTCGGAGTTGGGCGGAGGCGAGGTACCAAACGGGAGGAACCCAAAACCACAGTTTGGCCGTGCAGAGCTCTCTGCCTCCCTGGCACCAGCATTTACTGCCATCCTCACCACACCCTTCCCTCCCTCCGGGATGCCCATCAAGTTCGACAGGACCCTGTACAACGGGCAGAATGCTTACAACCCTGGCACCGGTATCTTCACCAGCCCCATGTCTGGCGTCTACTACTTTGCCTACCACATGCACGTAAAGGGACTCAATCTGTGGGTGGCGCTGTACAAAAACAATGTTCCCGCCACATACACCTACGACGAGTACAAGAAGGGCTACATGGACCAGGCGTCCGGTAGCGCCGTCCTTGAGCTGAAGGAGAACGACCAGGTGTGGATGCAGATGCCCTCGGATCAGGCTAACGGGCTCTACTCCACCGAATACATCCACTCGTCCTTCTCAGGGTTCCTGCTCTGTCCCACATAA